From the Bacteroidota bacterium genome, the window TAATAGAGTAATTGGATAGGTCTTCAGGCTGTCAAAAACGATTTTGGGATTTTGAAGTATAGAGGCCCCTACATTTCCGAAGGTCCATTTCCATGAACTGATGGGATCGGTAGGCACGGTCTGTGATAAGTCCATAAACCGAGAAGTATCAGAAAGGCATATACCTTGAAAGCTAAAATTAGCATTGGGTGCCAATCCTTTGATATTCACGTGGAGGGTGTCCCAAGCCCTACAGCTATTGCTGTTGATAGCCGCTACAGAATAATTTCCAGACGAAAAGATGGCGGGTGTTTGAGTGGTATCCCCATTAGACCAAAGGATAGATGTCAATGAGTTGGTATAACCAAAATTCAATCGGTTTCCCGAACAGAATGAAGTATCGGCTCCCACTGTATAATTAGGAAAATTATCAATGGCAACTTTGGCTGTATCTGAATTGAGGGTGCAATTTCCCGCGTCTTTTATTCGGACAGAGTAAGTGCCCGGATTTTTGATAATTATGGAAGGAGTGGTAGCACCGGTAGACCACGTAAACTGAAACCCGGAGGAGGGATAACCGGTGTTCCATTCAATAGAATCTCCTTGACACAAACCGATATTTTTTGGCAATTGATTGAAAACAATTTGTGGTCTGATTTCCATAGTGTCGGAAGAGACGTAGCCAAATATATCAGTAGCACGGACCCAGTATTTACCAAATTTGGTCGCAGTAATAGAGGAAGTGGTTGCTCCGGTTGACCACAGATAAGAACTGAATCCGGGAGTGGCCGGTATCGGAACAGAGACACAGAAACTATTCAAAATGGTATCGGCACCTAAATCAACATGCTTAGAATACTTAAACCGAAGATATCCTTCTATATTATTGATTCCGGTGCTGTCTATTGCATTGCTATAGACAATGATTTCTGCTATATCTCCCTGAAATGCAAAACTGGTGGCATCAGGGCGAGTGCCAATGGCAGAAAAATTGATCCCCGGTATTTGTTTGGATAAAGCAAGCGGAGGTTGTATGCCGTTTCGTGCCAAGCGATTTTTCTGGTATGAATAAATTGAATATGCAGTATTGAGAGAGGCGGTATTGGCAGCATATAAAGCATCGGTAGATGTAAGGTTGCTGTAAACACCATATCCGGCAGTGTAATACGAAGCCGCAGCACAAATTCCCGATTTGGTTCCTCCCAAGACATACTGTATCAGGTTGCTATTTGATGCATAGTTTCTAACCATAAATATGGTGAAATCGGTCAGCGAAATAGAAGTAAAGTTCAGGGTGCTTCCGGTAGAGGAAGACCCGCTGAACCTGAGTACAGGTTTACTATTCAGTTGAGCGATGCCACTTACAAAGGTTGGCTGTTTGTTGGCTGTAGGTTGTGCCGCCGTTAACGATGCTGGGCTGATATCTGTCCATGATGAAACTTTGTTTGCACTGCTGACCACATTTTTTTCGGCATCAAACCACGCAGCCAGTCCTGGAAAATTAGTAGGTCTATAAATTGAAAAACTACGGCTATACGACCATGATTGTGAACCGGATGGAGTGCTCGCTCTTACATGCCAGAAGTAAGTAGTTCCAAGAGCTAATGTTATTTGCACGTTGGTCCCGCTTATCCCCGTTTGGGATTGAACTAAGTTGCCAAATCCCGCATCCTGTGCAATCTGTATGTCGTATGTAACAGCACTGTCCACATTGTTCCACCGGAAATTGATGGTAGCGTCAGAAAAAACGTAGTCTTGTTTCGGAGATATTAGTCTGTAATGTTGAGCATGCCCGGACAGGCATATCAGCCAGCCTGTAAATAGAAAAAATATTTTGTACATAGGGCCGCGTCGGGTAATGTTTATACGATTATCCATTCAATCAAATCCAAAATTGGGTTCACTGAAACTTAAAAATCACGATTTCTAAAACCAAGTGCAATTTACCGTGCTTTCTAATTATCGACTTAGGTCTCTCTATGTAAAATATTAAACAGTCGTGGGCACTTGTGTAATATTAAGGACTATGTAGTTCCTTATTCGGTTGAATGAATGATTTCTTCAAACCGCTGAATCGTAGCCCGAATAGAAAATTTGTCCATTACAGTCTGCTTTGCTTTTTCCCCAATCACGTGCAATTGACTGGGATTGTTTTTTAATTGAATGACCAATGCCGCGACACCCTTATAATCTTGAAAGGGAAGAATAAATCCATTTTCGTTTGGCACAATCACCTCCGGGGTGCCACCGCCGCTGGTGGCAATGACGGGTATACCAAAGGACATAGATTCCAAAATAGAATTGGATACGCCTTCTGTTCTTGATGTGAGTACGGAAAGATGAGCAGCCTGAACAATGTCCGGAATATCTGATCGGTAGCCTAGGAATTCTACATTATGTATATGATTAGTTTGAACATAATTTTTGAGTTCCTCCAACATTTCCCCACCTCCAACCAGGTGGAACTGAATGTCTTTTTCAAGTGGTTGCACTTCTTGTGCAGCTTTCAGAAAGGTTATCGGATCTTTAGGATTATCTCGTCGTAGAGAAGCTACCATGATCACATGGAAACTATTCTTTGCAAAGCCTATTGACTCCTGTGCTTTATATCTAGAAATAGTTTCTGTTTCTGAAGTATAACAACCATTGTATAACACATGCCGCCCCCTTTTCCCCAATTGTCGGAATGACTTTAATCCTGCATAAGAGTTGGCGACAACATTTCTATAAAGTCTGTATAATAAAGATTCGATCTTCTCTTTGAGATTTAAACGGTCAGGAGCATTTCGGATAGCACCATTGAAAAGTCTAAAATTAAGGCTACTGAAAAACTTACAAATCAGCGCGATGTGAGATGCGGTGTATGCAAAACTGAAAACAATATCCGGCTTAACTTCCTGAATATATTTATAGGTCTTCACCACAGACTTAAAATTAAAATGTGCCTGATCTAAATTTTTATAGCCGTTCAATTTGTCTTTTATCGTGTTAAAGAAGGTGTTGTCATGCGATTTGAACAACAAATAGACCTCGTATTTCTCTCGCGAAAGATGTTCCATGATAACGTGCAACTGACGCTCCTTTCCTCCAAAGGCAAAACTACCGATAAGAAATAAAATCTTTGTCTTTTTCATTGTCATCAACGCGTCATCCATTCAGCCTATAAAGTAGAAATGATTTCATCTACCTATGCAAATAGCGTCTCTTCCACCAACTGACAAATGATATGACCGATAAGGATATGGCTTTCCTGGATGCGAGGGGTGTCTTTGCTTGGTACATTGAAAAGATAGTCACAGAAATCTTTCATCTTTCCTCCGGTCTCGCCGGTGAATGAAATAACTACTGCTCCTCGTTTTTTTGCTTCTTCTTGCGCTAACAAAATATTCTTTGAATTGCCTGAAGTGGATATTCCGATTAACACATCGCCCTTTCGCACATGCGCTTTCACTGCGCGCTGATAAACTTCATCGTACGAATAATCATTTGCTACAGCTGTAAGAAAAGAAGTGTTGACGTGAAAGGCTTCGGCAGGAAGCGGTTCGCGATCAGAATAAAAACGGCCCGTAAATTCAGCAGCAAGATGCTGCGCATCGGCAGCACTGCCTCCATTGCCGCACAGATACAGTCGGTTGCCGCTTTTGAATGCGGTAGAAATTAGTTTAGATACTTCTTCGATTCGATTTAACAAGATATTATCAGCAAGTATCTTGTTCTTGACTTCTACCGAAGCTGAAACGATGGCTTTAATTTTTTCTTGATGTTGCATCATATAGTCCATGTGGTTAATCCGTGTTGGGTAAAATTATATCTCATCACCTTACCGCCTAATTTATTTAGAGCGTCAATCACTTTGAACTTAGCATTGTAGGGGGCATAAAAAAACATAAAACCTCCTCCTCCGGCTCCCGATACTTTCCCTCCGGTGGCTCCCGCTTTCATCGCGGTGAGGTAAATCTGTTCGATGAATGGATTAGATATTCCCTCTGCCATAGCTTTCTTATGCTCCCAACTATCATGAAGTATCTTGCCGATTCCGTCTATATCACCTTTAAGAAGGGACTCTTTCATTTTCACCGACTGCTCTTTCAGGCTATTCATCGCTGCAATGGATTTTATATTTTTTCTTTACATTTTCCGATTGCTTGGCAATAATAGAAGAAGACAATCGGGAAGTTTCTGTAAAAAAAAGAATCAAGTTGTTCTCCAGTTCATGCAGCCATTTATCTTTCACACGCAGCGGATTGACAATTACCTTATCCTCTTTATAAAACTCCATATAGTTCACCCCGCCAAAGGTAGCGGCATATTGGTCTTGCTTCCCTCCGTGCATACCCAAATCTTCACGCTCTATTTTATAGGCAAGATGGGCAATGTCATATTCTCCAAGAGGCAGTTTTAACCACTCCACAAAGGCACCTAAAATTGCGACCACTAAAGTGGAAGATGAGCCAAGTCCGGAACCGGGAGGAGCATCTACGTAAGTAGCAAGTTCAAATGCCAATGGTTTTTTTACAAAATCTTTAATCACCCGGTTATATACACCGATTGCTAAATCCAGTTTACCGGTAACCGGTAACTCCTTTTTGGCATCCAGAATAAGTTCTTCGTTCCGGTCAATGGCTTTGATGTGAATCTTTTTGCCCGTCAGAGGCTTAATCGTAGCATAAGCATACATGCCGATCGTAATGTTTAGGATTGCTCCTCCGTATATATCGGAGTAGGGAGAAACATCGGTGCCGCCACCGGCTAATCCAAGTCGTAAGGGTGCTTTGCTGCGAATAATCATATTGGTTCTAAAACGGGCGCAATTTAATGATACACTTATGAATGAGAAGAATTGGCCTTTGCTACATCCAAAATTTTATTCAGCATCATGGCCCATGAATACTTTTTCTTTTCTTCTTTGATGTGATCGCGCATCACGAATTCACGATGATTCTGATAGAAATCAACGATGGCATCTGCAATAGCCTGAGGTTCCGGGGCTACCACATAGCCTACCTTTTTGTTTGGCACTATTTCGGGAAGTCCGCCGACATTTGTAACCAACATCGGACGATCGAAATGATAGCAGATTTGGGTAACACCGCTCTGTGTAGCATGCTTATAAGGCTGTACGACTAAGTCTGCCGCGCAGAAATAGTTTTTCACCTCATCATCGGGAATGAATTGTGTTTTCAAAACCAGCTTGTCTGCCAGGTTTAACTCAGCGATTAAATCGAGGTAATGTTTTGCGTTGGCATAAAATTCGCCTGCAATAATCAGCTTCATGTTTAATGAACGAACCCGCTCATCATTCATAGCATGTAACAACAAATCCAAACCCTTATAATCACGGATGAATCCGAAGAAGAGAATGTATTCAGTGTTTATTTCCAGCCCCAATCGTTCATAAGCTTCTGCTTTGTTTATGGCTTCGCCGAAATTGTCAAACAAAGGATGCGGAGATAAAACCTTCGGCTTTTCATTGTCGAATTGTTTCAAATCCTGCAAAACCGATTCGCTCATGGCTACAAAGCCATCCACAGAGTTTACAAAATACTTTGCCAGCGCCACATCCCCGATTCGTTTTTCGTGTGGAATAATATTATCGAGAATGGCCACTACTTTTGTTTTCTTGTTTTTCTTTACGATTCTAGAAATGGTTCCCAAACAAGGAGCCATAAAGGGCAACCAGAACTTTATAAGCAACAAGTCGGCATTCAGTTTTGCTATTTCTTTCCCTACGCTTATCCAGTTAAAAGGATTGATAGAGTTTACCTTGACATGAATATATAAATCATCGGGCGGCGGGGCATCGCTGTATTGTGATGTGCCGGGAAAAAGAAAGGACGGATACTGTAAGCTGAATGTGTAAATCTGAACGCTATGCCCCTGCTTGATAAACTCCCGAGCCAATCTTTCATTATAGGCAGCCAATCCCCCGCGAAGCGGATGCGCGCTTCCGAGAATGACTATTTTCATGAACGCAGATTCAATAGCTTGGCTATGTCGTATTGGTTTCGGTCATTAGAAGAACGGGAAACCAATTCACCCAGAAATCCGGCGACAAAAAGTTGTACGCCTACCACAATAGATAATAAACCGATGAAGAAGACCGGTCGCTCGGTCATCCGGTATTGCATAAAAGCGAACTTGGCAATAGTCAGATATAACACGATGCAAAAGCCGATGAAAAAACTCAGGAATCCCAGCCCACCGAAAATATGCATCGGTCGCTTGGCAAAGCGCGTCATGAAAGAAACAGACAGCAAGTCGAGGAATCCATAGAGAAAACGCTCCATGCCGAATTTTGTGATACCGAATTTGCGCGCCTGATGTTGTACGATTTTCTCTCCTATTTTGCTATAGCCCGATTTCTTGGCAAGGATGGGGATATAGCGGTGCATTTCCCCATATACTTCTATACTTTTCACCACTTCATTTTTATAGGCCTT encodes:
- a CDS encoding glycosyltransferase family 2 protein — translated: MQISVIIPLLNEEESLPELTAWIERVMKENNYSYEIIMVDDGSRDKSWLVIEELASQTPHIKGVRFRKNYGKSAALQIGFQSAQGDVVITMDADMQDSPDEIPGLYQMITNEGFDLVSGWKQKRYDPITKTLPTKLFNATARAVSGIYLHDFNCGLKAYKNEVVKSIEVYGEMHRYIPILAKKSGYSKIGEKIVQHQARKFGITKFGMERFLYGFLDLLSVSFMTRFAKRPMHIFGGLGFLSFFIGFCIVLYLTIAKFAFMQYRMTERPVFFIGLLSIVVGVQLFVAGFLGELVSRSSNDRNQYDIAKLLNLRS
- a CDS encoding D-sedoheptulose 7-phosphate isomerase; the encoded protein is MMQHQEKIKAIVSASVEVKNKILADNILLNRIEEVSKLISTAFKSGNRLYLCGNGGSAADAQHLAAEFTGRFYSDREPLPAEAFHVNTSFLTAVANDYSYDEVYQRAVKAHVRKGDVLIGISTSGNSKNILLAQEEAKKRGAVVISFTGETGGKMKDFCDYLFNVPSKDTPRIQESHILIGHIICQLVEETLFA
- a CDS encoding glycosyltransferase; translation: MKIVILGSAHPLRGGLAAYNERLAREFIKQGHSVQIYTFSLQYPSFLFPGTSQYSDAPPPDDLYIHVKVNSINPFNWISVGKEIAKLNADLLLIKFWLPFMAPCLGTISRIVKKNKKTKVVAILDNIIPHEKRIGDVALAKYFVNSVDGFVAMSESVLQDLKQFDNEKPKVLSPHPLFDNFGEAINKAEAYERLGLEINTEYILFFGFIRDYKGLDLLLHAMNDERVRSLNMKLIIAGEFYANAKHYLDLIAELNLADKLVLKTQFIPDDEVKNYFCAADLVVQPYKHATQSGVTQICYHFDRPMLVTNVGGLPEIVPNKKVGYVVAPEPQAIADAIVDFYQNHREFVMRDHIKEEKKKYSWAMMLNKILDVAKANSSHS
- a CDS encoding PKD domain-containing protein — protein: MDNRINITRRGPMYKIFFLFTGWLICLSGHAQHYRLISPKQDYVFSDATINFRWNNVDSAVTYDIQIAQDAGFGNLVQSQTGISGTNVQITLALGTTYFWHVRASTPSGSQSWSYSRSFSIYRPTNFPGLAAWFDAEKNVVSSANKVSSWTDISPASLTAAQPTANKQPTFVSGIAQLNSKPVLRFSGSSSTGSTLNFTSISLTDFTIFMVRNYASNSNLIQYVLGGTKSGICAAASYYTAGYGVYSNLTSTDALYAANTASLNTAYSIYSYQKNRLARNGIQPPLALSKQIPGINFSAIGTRPDATSFAFQGDIAEIIVYSNAIDSTGINNIEGYLRFKYSKHVDLGADTILNSFCVSVPIPATPGFSSYLWSTGATTSSITATKFGKYWVRATDIFGYVSSDTMEIRPQIVFNQLPKNIGLCQGDSIEWNTGYPSSGFQFTWSTGATTPSIIIKNPGTYSVRIKDAGNCTLNSDTAKVAIDNFPNYTVGADTSFCSGNRLNFGYTNSLTSILWSNGDTTQTPAIFSSGNYSVAAINSNSCRAWDTLHVNIKGLAPNANFSFQGICLSDTSRFMDLSQTVPTDPISSWKWTFGNVGASILQNPKIVFDSLKTYPITLLITTDSGCTDGITKSATIGSIPTADFAYPPIQCLGGLAKFTDNSSVLITDTIIQWQWIFNQTDTLQGQTPEYSFPHKGIIPVTLKVTTTRGCEHTAFRSVSVFNELIADFKYSGICDGDSTSFTDITSSYSVVRWQWNFGDGSFLSALKNPKHKFTIPDSYVVNFTVENAIGCVDTVQKNVQIIRKPTASFSKISSCVNARYTPLQNSLSPTEPISQWQWNINGSSYNKPAPNHVFKDSGTYSIKLIVTTQSGCKDSITKLVSVTPNPVAAFGYTPLYGEAPLDVNFSNKSTKANTYSWDFGDGSPSSALVNPSHTYEDNDTFRIVLHAYSGSGCVDSAAKTYIVVPTLLDLSVDDVQTKTEPQTDGSVLVTVTASMSNLGTRLITDVRLFASLGTGGIITEDWAGALTTGQRMDYIFKARFVLSPDAINNTYVCVEARNVNKDEPETRTDNNRQCHSVNGVIQLVGPFPNPSRENSRLGLILPKAGIVTINITDLYGRFIIQEEMLTLPGGRSDYALPIGQLRAATYFIHVSYLDELRVIKFVVR
- a CDS encoding glycosyltransferase family 4 protein, yielding MDDALMTMKKTKILFLIGSFAFGGKERQLHVIMEHLSREKYEVYLLFKSHDNTFFNTIKDKLNGYKNLDQAHFNFKSVVKTYKYIQEVKPDIVFSFAYTASHIALICKFFSSLNFRLFNGAIRNAPDRLNLKEKIESLLYRLYRNVVANSYAGLKSFRQLGKRGRHVLYNGCYTSETETISRYKAQESIGFAKNSFHVIMVASLRRDNPKDPITFLKAAQEVQPLEKDIQFHLVGGGEMLEELKNYVQTNHIHNVEFLGYRSDIPDIVQAAHLSVLTSRTEGVSNSILESMSFGIPVIATSGGGTPEVIVPNENGFILPFQDYKGVAALVIQLKNNPSQLHVIGEKAKQTVMDKFSIRATIQRFEEIIHSTE